The following are encoded together in the Acidobacteriota bacterium genome:
- a CDS encoding GMC family oxidoreductase, whose amino-acid sequence MVQIIERKTWDAIVIGSGITGGWAAKELTEKGLETLVLEAGPPVIPERDYNEHTPPWQMPYRGLRDRKHQAERQPVQSRAAACDEWSGKFFVDDIDNPYSIGDGGQDFLWIRARIVGGRSLLWGRQSYRWSDLDFEANARDGYGTDWPIRYRDLAPWYDHVESFVGIAGQPENMPQLPDGKFLPPIAQSCMEEQVREGLDRAFGGTRRFTPARVAVLTKHHLGRRACHYCGICRRGCISRSYFSSLNATLPAAEETGRLTVRPNSVVRNLIYDEQTDRVSGVHLIDAETMESIEVRGRIVFLCASTIESARILLNSPTPRFAEGLANSSGQVGRNLMDHIFQVGANGNLDGLEDKTTFGRRPNSCYLPRFVNLDGDRAEATREKDFLRGFGYQCGARRGTLWQGGIGQPGFGADYKASLRGLAPWRLSFSGFGENLPNPDNRVTIDPGLEDRWGIPAARITMSYGENEEAMRESIQTRAAEMLEALGAKNIRTFNRNSLPGFAIHEMGTARMGRDPATSVLNGWCQSWDVPNLFVTDGAAMASSACQNPSLTYMALTARACDYAVRQMRRLEL is encoded by the coding sequence ATGGTCCAGATCATCGAACGGAAGACGTGGGACGCAATCGTCATCGGTTCCGGCATCACCGGCGGCTGGGCGGCGAAGGAGCTGACCGAGAAGGGCCTGGAAACGCTGGTGCTCGAGGCCGGACCGCCGGTCATTCCCGAGCGCGACTACAACGAGCACACGCCGCCCTGGCAGATGCCCTACCGGGGACTGAGGGACCGCAAGCACCAGGCCGAGCGGCAACCGGTCCAGAGCCGCGCCGCCGCCTGCGACGAGTGGTCGGGCAAGTTCTTCGTCGACGACATCGACAACCCGTACTCGATCGGCGATGGCGGCCAGGACTTTCTATGGATCCGGGCCCGTATCGTCGGCGGACGGTCCCTGCTGTGGGGACGCCAGAGCTATCGCTGGAGCGACCTCGACTTCGAGGCGAACGCCCGCGACGGCTACGGCACGGACTGGCCGATCCGCTACCGCGATCTCGCGCCGTGGTACGACCATGTTGAGTCCTTCGTCGGCATCGCCGGCCAGCCCGAGAACATGCCGCAGCTACCGGACGGGAAGTTCCTGCCGCCGATCGCCCAGAGCTGCATGGAGGAGCAGGTCCGCGAGGGCCTCGACCGCGCCTTCGGCGGCACGCGCCGGTTCACACCGGCCCGGGTCGCGGTACTCACCAAACACCACCTCGGCCGCCGCGCCTGCCACTACTGCGGCATCTGCCGCCGCGGCTGCATCAGTCGGTCCTACTTCTCCAGCCTGAACGCGACCCTGCCGGCGGCCGAGGAGACCGGGCGGCTGACCGTGCGCCCCAACAGCGTCGTCCGCAACCTGATCTACGACGAACAGACGGATCGCGTGAGCGGCGTTCACCTGATCGACGCCGAAACGATGGAGTCGATCGAGGTACGGGGCCGCATCGTCTTCCTGTGCGCGTCGACGATCGAGTCGGCGCGTATCCTGCTGAACTCACCCACGCCTCGTTTCGCCGAAGGGCTCGCGAACTCGAGCGGCCAGGTCGGCCGCAATCTGATGGACCACATCTTCCAGGTCGGCGCGAACGGGAACCTGGACGGCCTGGAGGACAAGACGACCTTCGGCAGGCGACCCAACTCCTGCTACCTGCCGCGCTTCGTCAACCTCGACGGCGACCGCGCCGAAGCGACCCGCGAGAAGGATTTCCTGCGCGGCTTCGGATACCAGTGCGGCGCCCGCCGCGGAACCCTGTGGCAGGGCGGCATCGGCCAGCCCGGATTCGGCGCCGACTACAAGGCGAGCCTGCGCGGGCTTGCCCCCTGGCGCCTCAGCTTCAGCGGCTTCGGCGAGAACCTGCCGAACCCCGACAACCGCGTGACCATCGACCCTGGGCTCGAGGACCGCTGGGGCATCCCGGCGGCCCGGATCACGATGAGCTACGGCGAGAACGAGGAGGCGATGCGGGAGAGTATCCAGACCCGCGCCGCCGAGATGCTGGAAGCGCTCGGCGCGAAGAACATCCGCACCTTCAATCGGAACTCGCTGCCCGGCTTCGCAATCCACGAGATGGGCACGGCCCGGATGGGCCGGGATCCCGCGACGTCCGTTCTCAACGGCTGGTGCCAGTCCTGGGACGTGCCGAACCTGTTCGTCACCGACGGCGCCGCGATGGCGTCGTCCGCCTGCCAGAACCCGAGCCTGACCTACATGGCGCTCACCGCGCGCGCCTGCGACTACGCGGTGCGGCAGATGCGCCGGCTGGAGCTGTGA
- a CDS encoding class I adenylate-forming enzyme family protein — protein sequence MNDMRDMKTEPIHGQMTYDESVAHLTAPGADWELVTETVRGVDYQVFKNLPPTLRQVYDQAREDHGDKDFLVFQDTRLTYNEAYERAAAIAHQLIHRYGVKKGDRVAIGMRNYPEWVIAFMAITSSGAISVSLNGWWSGEELEYGFKDSGARLAFFDQQRYERVASKLQGLGVKSIGVRWEDELPEGVDDFEEVWREAAGQPMPDADLGPHDDVTILFTSGTTGFPKGAVSTHRGVLSGIGSWGFYGAQRIAMGLLEEPEENPEFQPSILMPLPLFHVSGSHAGLLASFGVGRKIVMMYKWNPELGLELIERERVTSFNGVPTMTWEMLQSPALKQRDLRSLIAVSGGGAPIPGGMVDRLQVLMPDKHWSFGWGMTETNAGGAGNTDEGLVEKPDSCGKPCPIVELKIIDDDGNELPSGEQGELIMKSSMNIRGYWNRPEATAETIQDGWLRTGDIAEIDEDGFLYIRNRKKDMVLRGGENIYCAEIERVVYQHPAVYEAAAFGVPDDRLGEELAVVVVPRDGADLDASDVRTHVGEHLARFKVPRYVWLQDEQLPRGATEKIHKRTLRDQMLREAPELQ from the coding sequence ATGAACGACATGCGTGACATGAAGACCGAGCCGATCCACGGCCAGATGACCTACGACGAGTCGGTCGCCCACCTGACCGCGCCGGGCGCGGACTGGGAGCTGGTGACGGAAACGGTGCGTGGGGTCGACTACCAGGTGTTCAAGAACCTGCCGCCGACGCTCCGCCAGGTCTACGACCAGGCGCGCGAGGACCACGGAGACAAGGACTTCCTGGTCTTCCAGGACACGCGCCTGACCTACAACGAGGCCTACGAACGGGCGGCTGCCATCGCCCACCAGTTGATCCACCGCTACGGCGTCAAGAAGGGCGACCGGGTGGCGATCGGCATGCGGAACTACCCGGAGTGGGTGATCGCCTTCATGGCGATCACGTCGTCCGGCGCGATCTCGGTCTCGCTGAACGGCTGGTGGTCGGGCGAAGAGCTGGAGTACGGCTTCAAGGACTCCGGGGCCAGGCTCGCCTTCTTCGACCAGCAACGGTACGAGCGGGTGGCGAGCAAGCTCCAGGGCCTCGGCGTCAAGAGCATCGGCGTACGCTGGGAAGACGAGCTCCCCGAGGGCGTCGACGACTTCGAGGAAGTCTGGCGTGAAGCCGCTGGCCAGCCGATGCCCGACGCCGACCTGGGCCCCCACGACGACGTGACGATCCTCTTCACTTCGGGAACCACCGGGTTCCCTAAGGGCGCCGTCTCCACCCATCGGGGCGTACTCAGCGGCATCGGCAGTTGGGGCTTCTACGGCGCCCAGCGGATCGCGATGGGCCTGCTCGAGGAACCGGAGGAGAACCCGGAGTTCCAGCCCTCGATCCTGATGCCCCTGCCCCTGTTTCACGTCAGCGGCAGCCACGCCGGCCTCCTGGCCTCCTTCGGGGTCGGCCGCAAGATCGTGATGATGTACAAGTGGAACCCGGAGCTCGGCCTGGAACTGATCGAGCGCGAGCGCGTCACTTCCTTCAACGGCGTGCCGACGATGACCTGGGAGATGCTGCAGTCGCCGGCGCTCAAGCAGCGTGACCTGCGGAGTCTGATCGCCGTGTCGGGCGGCGGCGCGCCGATCCCCGGCGGCATGGTCGACCGCCTGCAGGTCCTGATGCCGGACAAGCACTGGTCCTTCGGCTGGGGGATGACGGAGACGAACGCCGGCGGCGCCGGCAACACGGACGAGGGCCTGGTCGAGAAGCCGGACAGTTGCGGCAAGCCGTGCCCGATCGTCGAGCTGAAGATCATCGACGACGACGGCAACGAACTGCCGTCCGGCGAGCAGGGCGAGCTGATCATGAAGTCGTCGATGAACATTCGCGGCTACTGGAACCGCCCCGAGGCAACCGCGGAGACGATCCAGGACGGCTGGCTGCGCACCGGCGACATCGCCGAGATCGACGAGGACGGCTTCCTCTACATTCGCAACCGCAAGAAGGACATGGTGCTCCGCGGCGGCGAGAACATCTACTGCGCCGAGATCGAACGCGTCGTCTACCAGCATCCCGCGGTCTACGAGGCCGCCGCCTTCGGCGTCCCGGACGACCGCTTGGGCGAGGAGTTGGCAGTGGTCGTGGTGCCGAGGGACGGCGCCGACCTCGACGCCTCCGATGTGCGGACCCACGTCGGCGAGCATCTCGCCCGCTTCAAGGTGCCGCGCTACGTCTGGCTGCAGGACGAGCAGTTGCCGCGCGGCGCCACCGAGAAGATCCACAAGCGCACGCTGCGCGACCAGATGCTCAGGGAAGCCCCGGAACTTCAGTGA
- a CDS encoding GNAT family N-acetyltransferase — translation MTADIIRIEPGDPGDPAFARLHEALDRELGELYPADSIYSVEPDKLDAPGCCLLLGRTSEGEAVACGALRRLSDDQAEIKRMYVVPKYRGQALGRRILEGLEARAAAFGYKSLRLETGERQPAAIGLYHSFGYVQIPCYNEYAYDPHSLCFEKRLKAADAAPVPENAVADG, via the coding sequence GTGACCGCGGACATCATCCGGATCGAACCCGGCGATCCCGGCGACCCGGCCTTCGCACGTCTGCACGAAGCACTCGACCGCGAACTCGGCGAGCTCTATCCCGCGGACAGCATCTATAGCGTCGAGCCGGACAAGCTGGACGCCCCCGGCTGCTGCCTGCTCCTCGGCCGCACCTCCGAGGGCGAGGCCGTCGCCTGCGGTGCGCTCCGTCGCCTGAGCGACGACCAGGCGGAGATCAAACGGATGTACGTGGTCCCGAAGTACCGCGGCCAGGCGCTGGGCCGGCGTATCCTGGAGGGCCTCGAGGCGCGGGCGGCCGCCTTCGGATACAAGTCGCTGCGCCTTGAGACGGGCGAGCGCCAACCGGCCGCGATCGGCCTGTACCACTCGTTCGGCTACGTCCAGATCCCCTGCTACAACGAGTACGCCTACGACCCGCACAGCCTCTGCTTCGAGAAGCGGCTGAAAGCGGCTGATGCCGCGCCGGTTCCTGAGAACGCCGTCGCCGACGGCTAA
- a CDS encoding MBL fold metallo-hydrolase: MRPTHRLATTCLAVTAVVFGLTGCSEAPPDGTILTDTHSFEEVAPGVYFILGRDDVIFVQSNAMLVVTDEDALVVDSHVTPAAARALLASIAEVTDKPVTHLVNTHYHFDHAHGNQSFPEDVAIVGHEFTRAMLMTDVMSQPTAAIFTGNIPNQIAAMKEAAEAMEDGEEKDQALNAIRIQEAHYVAVGETEPTPPNVTLTSRMTIHRTFEGRDRPIELLHLGRGHTGGDVVVLLPNERVVFTGDLVLAGAAYIGDGYVDEWLDTLDRFEELDFDLILPGHGPTFSDPAQVDALRQFLSDFWNQASAAHEQGLSPEEAIAEIEWQGFLATAPDALKIHCVQTAYSRMGAHGDPKNADSA; the protein is encoded by the coding sequence ATGCGCCCGACCCACCGACTCGCAACGACCTGCCTCGCCGTCACCGCCGTCGTCTTCGGCCTCACCGGCTGCAGCGAGGCGCCGCCCGACGGCACGATCCTCACCGACACCCACAGCTTCGAGGAGGTCGCGCCCGGCGTCTACTTCATCCTCGGCCGAGACGACGTGATCTTCGTCCAGAGCAACGCGATGCTCGTCGTGACGGACGAGGACGCCCTGGTCGTCGACTCGCACGTCACGCCGGCAGCCGCCCGCGCCCTGCTCGCCTCGATCGCCGAAGTCACTGACAAGCCGGTCACGCACCTCGTCAACACGCACTACCACTTCGACCATGCCCACGGGAACCAGTCGTTTCCCGAGGACGTGGCGATCGTCGGCCACGAGTTCACGCGCGCGATGCTGATGACGGACGTGATGAGCCAGCCGACGGCAGCCATCTTCACCGGGAACATCCCGAACCAGATCGCCGCGATGAAGGAGGCGGCGGAGGCGATGGAGGACGGAGAGGAGAAGGACCAGGCGCTCAACGCGATCCGGATCCAGGAGGCCCACTACGTGGCGGTCGGCGAGACGGAGCCGACGCCGCCCAACGTCACCCTGACGAGCCGGATGACGATCCACCGCACCTTCGAGGGCCGGGACCGGCCGATCGAGCTGCTCCATCTCGGCCGCGGCCACACCGGCGGCGATGTCGTCGTCCTGCTGCCGAACGAGCGGGTCGTCTTCACGGGCGACCTCGTTCTGGCCGGCGCCGCGTACATCGGCGACGGCTACGTCGACGAGTGGCTCGACACCCTCGACCGCTTCGAGGAGCTCGACTTCGACCTCATCCTTCCCGGCCACGGCCCGACTTTCAGCGACCCGGCCCAGGTCGATGCCCTCAGACAGTTCCTGAGCGACTTCTGGAACCAGGCGTCCGCCGCCCACGAGCAGGGTCTGAGTCCCGAGGAAGCGATCGCCGAAATCGAGTGGCAGGGGTTCCTGGCGACCGCGCCGGATGCCCTGAAGATTCACTGCGTCCAGACGGCGTACAGCAGGATGGGTGCCCACGGAGACCCGAAAAACGCCGACTCCGCATGA
- a CDS encoding gluconate 2-dehydrogenase subunit 3 family protein yields the protein MTLPPGEKPADRIPRRQALRVIGGAVALPLLPEELFANPHLAHVHLHQQKPAGEPAPLTVLTEHQARTLSAIAERILPTTDTPGAGDAEIPGFVDRLLAGWLPDAARDHLLAQLDSFDARAREKGGPFVDLSDTEKDELLTEAQDEARAQRGERAFSRNVNRLHEQPFFDLVKWLTLFGYYTSEAGMKSELGYRIVPGRWDPCVDIEDA from the coding sequence ATGACGCTGCCACCAGGCGAGAAGCCCGCAGACCGGATCCCTCGCCGACAGGCCCTTCGGGTGATCGGCGGCGCCGTCGCGCTGCCGCTGCTGCCAGAGGAACTGTTCGCGAACCCGCATCTCGCCCATGTCCACCTGCACCAGCAGAAGCCCGCCGGTGAGCCCGCCCCGCTCACTGTCCTGACGGAACACCAGGCCAGGACCCTCAGCGCGATCGCCGAGCGCATCCTGCCGACCACGGACACCCCCGGCGCCGGCGACGCGGAGATCCCCGGTTTCGTCGACCGTCTGCTCGCGGGCTGGCTGCCGGACGCGGCGCGGGATCACCTGCTGGCCCAACTCGACTCCTTCGATGCACGGGCCCGGGAGAAGGGCGGTCCGTTCGTCGATCTTTCCGATACCGAGAAGGACGAACTCCTCACCGAAGCCCAGGACGAAGCCCGCGCCCAGCGCGGCGAACGCGCCTTCTCACGCAATGTGAATCGGCTCCACGAGCAGCCTTTCTTCGACCTGGTCAAATGGCTCACCCTGTTCGGCTATTACACCTCCGAGGCCGGCATGAAGTCCGAACTCGGCTACCGGATCGTTCCCGGGCGCTGGGATCCCTGCGTCGACATCGAGGACGCCTGA